The window AATTTACAGTTTAAGGTACATTttgttaatgatataataattaaatgacatttaaattttatattatttcaattatgcTATGAATCCAATAATTTTACATCtctaatacatacatataactgagttctaaaactatattattttagtatgaGAGATGACATCTCgactgcccgtgatcacggttgctgcaaagtaaccgaaacgtcgggaatatgtagttctttacaaaaataaatcacgcgtagtttatccgaataatactagtttcatttaaatctttaagttGTCAGTTGTAGTGAGGGAAAATccagatgtaaaaaaaaaattgaaatcaaCTTAAGAAATACAGATTACTTGATGCTTTGTGTAGCGATATCGTGATTTCTATGATTGATTTCGATGGCAAAATTAATGCTTTAATATACCTGCAACATAGCCggtaaaaatcataaaattattgttagtaaATTAAGACTACGCTACGAATACTTTTATTCGGAGtatgaagtttaaattatttaattgtcaaaTCGATAATAATGGTTACTGATAATGTTGAGAACACAGATTTAGTATATTGACCTCTTAACTTATATTGATTCCAATAAATCTAGCTATCCCTACATAATATACTATACACGTTTCCATtaccattaaaaaaatccatagTTCAAAAATCACAGACATCAcggatttttttatcatcatgaAAACCATGTAAATAGAGTTAAAAAAGGCCtattaacagattttttcCCAAATTTATTACCACTTAACTAGAAAACGCTTATGAAAGCAAATACTGTAATGGCTATCATTAGTGttcttaaaaaagttaaatggttcacaaatttttattttattctgttacaTTCCTTAGTGTATGAACCTGCatacatttgaattaaaaaacttatgaaTGATAAGATATTTCACAAGTTCTAGAAAAGTTACGTAaccttacaaaaaatataacaggcAAGGAACacctaaaaaaataagtcacaTAATTCTCCTGCTAACAATTCTATCCCGAGGATGGGATTACTAATGCCAATAAATGGTTTTACAGTcagaacaaataaattattgttagttGAAATTTTAGACGGtatcgtttatttaatatatttttttggaaataattaattttattttagttacatCATACATTttgaagtcgtggtggcctagaCGTTGAAGGTTCTTATGCACGAGGGCGCGGATTCGAAACCTgacaagtaccaatgtgatttttcctaGTCATATTTACTtcctaagagtatttagacaccactgagaGGCACTGAAGGAAAAACATAGTGAGAAAACCtggacttaaatattaaattataactttgaaatcgccaatccgccttgacCAAAATGGtaattaatgctctaaccttctccatgtgagtaAAGGCCTTAGCTGAGCATTGGGCATCAATAGCTTGATGATGATCATATTTCTTgagaataacttatttatgatataaattttaagtagcaattttttttatatgtacacaaCAAATTTATCAAGCTATAAgtgaaactaaaaataattataaaataataaatacaaatacgtGGATCttttacttacttttatttataataatcgttAAGATAAATCTGTACAACTATTGATTTTCTTTATGAAatctctgttttttttttcttatggaCATTTTACTCTTTaggaactttaaaaatatagacaagCTGTAATAACTTCTGATCAATGtatcatcatatattttaacagttCTATACACTTCTTagaatagtttaataatttgacaAAGGATAGTATCACGaccaataaatatttgaaataaacaatggAGACTACTTGAACCCATAAAAGCACACAGGAGGCATTTTACTCTgcccaaaatataataacaatggtTGTTCAAATATatgcttaaaattttcaagGCCTATATATCgctaattgtattaaaatatcccTAATAAATTAAGGAAAAGTCGTAGAGTCTacgcaaaaaaattatttacacggGCGCAAGTGGTTGTATGGGCAAATCCccgataattattttgtttgtagaaATTTAAGTCCTATGGGATCGCTGGATTTATGTATTGAAAACTTGAGGGTTTTGCTTTGATTTATGATTAAATTGAAGTTTTACTaactcaattaataaaatttttattgatttttctgAGGTACCTGGCCCTTAAACATTAATCAAAGTAGTCAGTGAGTGTGTGTGATTCGAGGAAAGCCATTGTATACCGGGACAACTTAAATATTCTGAAACTTTTCTTATTGCAATAACATCCTTCATTTTCTTTCGAtacaaattattcttatttataatggaATGGTTCATACTACTACaaactgatattaaataaaatctttaaatttaaatctataaatatatcggTTTCCAATATAAAGGTAATATTGTTGTGAAAAACAAGATAAATCAACGCAATATGCTTTTAGAAATGATGAATCATTTCGttactaattatttatacatgtcacatttaaaatcaaattaataggGTTTATTtagtaagaataaaaataagcgttaactaaaatattttatgcgaaaaattatgtttattgttgtatattaatacaaagcaATTAATCGTCCCAAGTTAGCGTATCGTAGCGCATCCAGCGTACAGTGTGTTCTCAAAGAAACGAATGGTAATTTGAATGTAGTGTCAAAAGGTAATCAaagaaataatcatttttagtttgtaagtcgtaaaacatattttggttgattttaactttttaacttAATCATACCTCCGATGCAGCTTACCTTCCTTTGGCGTGAAACATCAAACAAGTTGCTTTTAAGCAACAGATGCAACTCTGTGaatttgtgaatatttaataagagaaACTCTTTGCAATCACCgccacattttatattaatttttgagaGCGGttttgttagaaatataagaaaataggtatatatattaataaatgcctattttcttatatttctcTATATTTCCGTAAAgcaagattttaataataatcttcaaaatttatataacatgttactattttaaagatattaacagattttaattaaaaattttgaaggtGTGTTTTAATCAAAACTGGCTTCAAAAGTTCTTTCTAAACTGAAATGTAAAGTATGAAAGAAAACTATTTATGACTTTGACATCCTGTCTcatgtttatgttatttttaatattcgctGGACTATTTTTTCTATCTTGTAAAATCAAATtcgaagaaaattaatttgattttgacCTCCcgagttattttgttattaaaatgtccgaagaaattgttttataaatgagattcaaatttattatgacaattttgtatagaatatctttatacaattgtgaaatttgatatattttttattattaaatgaatactttataatagataaaaaaaaattagaaaggTCCTACCTATCCTACCTAAAGGTTTTacctcataaaatttaaaactgctCCATGAGTTATCTTAACTTTTTTTGAATTAGATTTCAAAAGCTATGTTCTTACGATTTTTcgttaacataataattttcagttattgttataacaaagttttaataatgtaaatattactaacttaatttgcttttataataatcaagaTATTGCATCAATGCTTGGGCTTAGTGTGAAATTTCCAAGAAATCGTTGAAGAGGTGGACttataaataagacaaaaaagtatttgaacTGTTTAATACAGATTATCTTAAacctaaaaattaatatttattatcacagagttttcttataatttgtcgtataaatagattatttgattcttttgaaaatatatatctacatcACACATTATATGGGTGCACGTACGTAAATAGTTTCCGAGATATTGCACGAACCCGTTTTTACAAGATGGCAATCAACAATGGTAGATTTCATGATAAGCAAGTGAacttaaactaaaaattttttttatcggaaATTCATATCAAGGTTAAATCCTATTACGTGTACTCGTAAAATAATTGGCAAAAGAGCCTAAGCGTTGTGGTAGTATTTAATTGCAAATATTTcaactattattattgttactttATTGAGACGATTGATTTGTGTGAAAATGTTTATGGTTTACAGTGTGCTGTTCAATCAAACGCAGTTCTCGTAACCTAAAGACATAATGTTTATCTTACTCTTATTTCCTACTATTCTgaagtcaaataataaaattttgattaagaattaatattagtttattcgGAATAACTTTCATTGGAAGAAAGTGTTTTTGTTACTCTTGTACttcttaattgattttaaataataattttataagtgctggagttttttttatttttcctaaaaACGTCATGTAAGACAATTTGTTACGAATTCACGTAAATTTTAACGTTATTTCTTATGCATTCATACCTAAATACTCGATAATTTGTAAGTACGTGATAGTTAGCAATTTGTTTCATAAGAAAGCATTGACAAGAATAAGTCTTGAACGTTTTCCTGTCATTATTTTTCACAGTGCTCTCCAAGACGTTCGACTTTGCTTCAACAGTGTTAACTAcactatttaaattcaatttatttccaatgggaataattgaacaaaaatgttaaaacagtgcattaaaattttatgtttactcATTATAGCGTGGGTAGTGACGctatttactatttacaaGGAGTATAAAACAGGCAAAAAAATACTGAGTGATGAACAGTTGTATGAAAatagcttaaaaaaatttaaatcaattaatcttATGGCGCCATTTCAGCTAATGggttagtatttattttatgttgtacAAAAGTggaaattatgtaatttaaggTCTAACTAGGAAGCCAcaagtaatatttgtaattaatgaatCTATGTCCcaatttttgttgttgtcCCAAAAATTGTTGGAATGATTGTTctgaaatgtcaaaaaaaattatttaaactaatttaattctacCAGGTTGGGAATCCGTTGGTGCTAGCAGTCCCCATTTAACTTACAGAGATCGTATTACTGCTATAAAGAATAAGGAGTTTCCACTTGGTAAGAAACAAATTTTGTGATTAATTAGGTTGAAAAAGAATAAGGTTtgcaatttgaatatttttttttatatgtttgttaaaaatataaaaaaatggtgacataggaattattatttaaatttcgaagGTATGTAGAAAGCAGACGACATTGATAGTCGTGACTGAGTTTGTAAGGTAGTTATAAAGATTCTGAggattaatgtttttatacttGTATATGCGTTTAGTAATGTAAAATAGTTATGTCACagatataaattctttaaggTTCTTCTTCCCCTAAAAgacttgaaatatatattctgacttttattttatatttaagtatacttCTAAATTTGGtttctgatatttttaataaattcgtgAACGAATTTCTAGGTAAGTTTGGAAAACCAGTATTTATGGCTAATTCCATCAAAGGTACTTTGAGATTGATCATAAAAAAAGGCTGGGAAGAAAATGCTTTCAATCAATTTGTTAGTGATTTGATACCTATAGACCGTCCTTTGCTGGATTTGCGGGATAAATGGtaggatttttttgtaatcatttGTGAATTCAccattttagtttaaatcagAGAGCAGTTTTTGGTTATCAaagaataaaagtttatttacattatgatCCGTTTCTTTTCTAAGATATagctttattgaatttaattttaggtgTCTGGAAAGATattcatcaaaattattaccaCAAGCGTCGGTGgtaatatgttttttcaatGAGGCTTGGTCTACCCTTCTCAGAACGCTTCATTCAGTTTTAAACAGATCGCCCCCGCATCTATTGAGAGAGGTCCTATTGATTGATGATTTTTCTGACATGGGTATATCGGACACTTATTTCCgctattataactttatacagTTGCATTATTTAGTAACattgttgaatttttatataccagctattgtacaaaaatttataatttgaatcttTTTCCAGATCATATTAAAGTtcgtttagaaaattatactcGAAAGTTccctaatgttattttaatacgaaCCTCACAAAGAGAGGGTTTAATAAGAGCACGAATCGTTGGTGCTAAAAAGGCATCTGCCCCTGTTTTAGTTTTTCTCGACAGTCATTGCGAATGTACTGAAGGTAAGCAgttttaacatacatatatgctttattaacagttaaaaaatataaacatatatacttatgtatacgagaaatacataatattaagtgcctctttaaattttatccaaaaataattttatattaacaataataacattttgtttcaatagGTTGGCTGGAACCTTTATTAGAACGCTTGGTTGAAAATCCAAAAATAGTTGCTAGTCCAGTTATTGATCATATCGACCCAAacacatttgaatatatttctcaAAACCCAAAAGACATTTATATTGGAGGATTTAActggaatttaaaatttatatggagATCAATAGAGtataaaagagaaaattttCTGTTACCAATCAAAACACCTACTATAGCAGGGGGCTTATTTGCCATAGATAAGGAGTTTTTTTACAGTATAGGATATTATGATGAGGGTTTTGATGTATGGGGAGGGGAGAACTTAGAATTGTCATTTAAGGTGTGGATGTGTGGTGGCTCTTTAGAAATCGTTCCTTGTTCTCATGTGGGACATATTTTTAGGGAAAATTTTCCTTATTACACTTCGGGAGAAACATTTAAACGGAATGCTGCGCGATTGGCTGAGGTTGGTGGAAAaggtttcttatttatattaattatctataaatttattacaaatacagGTAgctgaataattataatatatgaattaagtataatatatatagcacATGTATGgttttcttttcatatgttAGGTTTGGCTTGATGATTATGCAAAAATTTTCTACGAGAGAATCGGTAATGCGGATGTTAGTTTTGGAGACGTTACCGCacaaaaagaattaagaaaGAAGTTAAAATGCAAATCATTTAATTGGTATCTGCGTAATGTTTATCCTGAAAAGAAAATACCAAAAAGTAATGTAGCAAGTGGACAggtaaataaatcttttatgagTTATTTATGTTCAGGTTGTActttaatttgtaaacattGCTATcacttacataatttttaaacttatgtgCCTAAAAGTTATCATGGaaacattgtaaaattttcatctataTTTTGGGATTCCATCCAAAAATACAGTTTGGTTATATAAACActtgtaaatatgtaattcAGCTCAGCCTTTACTTCCAAGCTGTGAAGATGTTTGTAGAAAAAATCTATacacacatttttattagttaacagacctatttttaaaaagtggaAATTTTTACAGCCCAAAACCATGTTGAAGGGTATAGttttaaaccaaaatttaaagtagctgttttcttttataatgaaGCAATtggaagattaaaaaatatatttttcattaatatggAGTTATGAGAGCTAAAACGAAAAAGATACCTTAAACTCACTTAATACTTACCTATACTTTCACTACTTCACTTAATACTCGATATCTGGTTTGTTTTTAACTgttattaagttattgttgttaatatttagatttacaaTATTGGGAAAAGAGCTGTTTGTCTTGATGCTTCTGTTACACCTCCACAAGTCACGGGTTTCATTCACATTATGCCCTGTCATGGTCAGGGGGGAAATCAGGTCactaaattcattatattttattataagccagaaatttaatgttattaaaacagcgtttttttaaaacaactaatatttatgtttgtcaATTCTATGTATGGTTCAGTTTTGGGAATATACCAAAGGtggaaaaattcaaaatgaagaCTATTGCCTTGATTATCTTTTTGGGTTAATCACTCTTTTCTCATGCCGCGATCGAGCTGTGACACAAGTTTGGTTGTATGAAACAAAGgtaaaacttattattgttctgttaaaaaaaaggcaacagaatattttattaacagaatatttttttcacagaatattttagttgtttggaaaaaaaaatcaattttatttcttaaaggtCACATTTTGAactgtttagtttttaatttgcaatgaatattattttcaaaatacccaaggaaatttaattttcagactaaatttattcaacacaTACAGACAcaacaatgtattaaaatatttaaagataaaaatgaacTTATCCTGAAAATGGCCGAATGTATAAATGATACAACACAAGTTTGGaatatggaaaattataacattgagAATTTAGATCCGGCGCTACAAATATATGCCAAGATGAATAATTAAAGgaaattttgttaacaatctgtattttatataaataatatattaaaataacctaaaatatgatattatcgttttatttctaaacttattattaatatatttatgaagatGACATACGCTTTGAAACGCTTTTCCCTTGTTCTTTTTATAAGCAGCTGACGGCCGGCCTGTTAATACGACTTCCGCGCAGTTTATGGACGCCATTTTCCAGGAGTATCACGAACAATATCTACCCTTCAAATACCCGTTTATTTCTTCCTGGATGAACCTCTTACTGTAATACCTTGGGAAAATGAGGGAGGTTATACCATAATGCGGGCGTTTGCAGGAGAACATTCTTCTGAACCAGCAGTGTTCGCGACATTGGGGAATCAAGATATGAGTATGAACTCCATGTCAAAGGAGAGCGATCTGATGATGTATTATAGCTGTTAGAATCATGTTAAGCAATTTCTCAGAAACCTCACTTTGTTATTTCTGTGAGcataaaaaaggaaattatttttaccaatataatgaaacatgATGGTGAAtcgaaaaaaactaaatatatattactaatattgCCATTAgggtttattaaataaccaaaaactgtttataaatacaaagacGAGCACCTATAACAGGTTAGTACTTGTTGCTAACATTAGATTTGACCAACCTAACATTTCTGAACTCTCATGACGCTTACGgcgtatattatttaattcagtttTAGAATTATgggttttattatatctgtaaCTAATGTCTTACAAAACAGAGACGGCAAGAGGGCCAATGggagttttgaaaaatatcagtATTAGGTACTAGCACTAgtcataaaagaaataaaattagtaactTTCTTATTAATGATACTTAAAATCTAATCAGAGCCTTATCTCGTTccatttgaattattattaccaGATTAAATGTTTggaaccaaaaaaataaaaacaatgttaaaaattaagttggCATGAAACCATAAACTCTCCATGGACGTTTCAGATAATAGAAGTAGCTAGCAGAagcataaaatttgttatatggATGATGAGACATTTTGATAATGTTCcttataatttagaaatgcGTTATTCTGGAACTCGTTGAAAAGATTTCCCTCGCTGGCGTGAAAATTACACTTATAAAGCAGCTACAAGTTTTAGAGTCCAATAAATagatgaaacattttttttacttatttttctttataaattttattgttacagtaaaaaattacaatgttcGCCTTCATTACGATGGCATTCGGGTCTTGGCACTCTACACTGGTTAGAttacctttattttaatatcacaaaataaaaagatactcACAAAAGTGTCgaaatcaaaaattatctacgtaactgaatttaattaatttttcgaACTCATTTcctgtaaacaaaattaatttttattaaaaaaattacattaacattaattccAGAGTAAGAAATAACGTAGAAtctaattacataaaataagcGTCATgatgcaataataatttaatttatatatatttttaaatgatatttatttattttaggataagatatcaaaaatatttttacactttaaaatataggtttttaattgataatactTTAGCAGTCATATAGTCACTTTAGGTTGTGTTCCATATTAATGATAATGTCAAATTTTGACATAAGTAGGGTGTTGACTTTAACCCTAACCTAACCATTGGGTTAAATAATAGCTTTTCAAAGTAGTACCAACATACCGACATAACGGCCTTGTCATTTTAATCTTCGCCCTAGGGGGACATCATCAACATTTCCTGGATGGGTACCATCTTTAGAGTATGCGTGTCTTGAAGTACTTTTATTCCATATACTTGCAATAAGTAGAGTGACCCCCATTTCGAGGTACAAGGGAAAGTTACCGTATGGAAATAATTAGAATTCAAGTGTAGTGTAGATCTTCTCAACAAAAATGcccttaaaaatgtatttgcaCCACTGTCTTATGCAGATGGTCGTAATCCGTTTGTTTGTTAAGCAAAAGCAatagtagaaaaaatattatagaagtaATTGTAGCACTAATAGCAGAACTGTCTACTAAATTaagtgaaatgaaaatatcttgCAGAGccaatatacacatatttaatatttattcaatatacatatatatcatcagatttaatacaaaagcgTTGTTTTTAAAGAGAGAGATGCCAGCCTCGCTAACTGACTTCAATTCTtccaaatgtttttatatttctcgaaggttcttcatagtCACTTTCTTCAACAGTTCGCACTCACTGAACTctgctgtcgtgcgtccagacatcgtatttataccagaattcaaacatagttctattctgcttttaaacagtttttgatttcgttttacttttaataatagtaacgactaccaataagtttttataattgatgactgcctcattttttttcatattgcaTCCATCAAAAAAGCtaggtaatttattatttttgac of the Danaus plexippus chromosome 13 unlocalized genomic scaffold, MEX_DaPlex mxdp_15, whole genome shotgun sequence genome contains:
- the LOC116770272 gene encoding putative polypeptide N-acetylgalactosaminyltransferase 9 — its product is MDHIKVRLENYTRKFPNVILIRTSQREGLIRARIVGAKKASAPVLVFLDSHCECTEGWLEPLLERLVENPKIVASPVIDHIDPNTFEYISQNPKDIYIGGFNWNLKFIWRSIEYKRENFLLPIKTPTIAGGLFAIDKEFFYSIGYYDEGFDVWGGENLELSFKVWMCGGSLEIVPCSHVGHIFRENFPYYTSGETFKRNAARLAEVWLDDYAKIFYERIGNADVSFGDVTAQKELRKKLKCKSFNWYLRNVYPEKKIPKSNVASGQIYNIGKRAVCLDASVTPPQVTGFIHIMPCHGQGGNQFWEYTKGGKIQNEDYCLDYLFGLITLFSCRDRAVTQVWLYETKTKFIQHIQTQQCIKIFKDKNELILKMAECINDTTQVWNMENYNIENLDPALQIYAKMNN
- the LOC133320193 gene encoding uncharacterized protein LOC133320193, translating into MLKQCIKILCLLIIAWVVTLFTIYKEYKTGKKILSDEQLYENSLKKFKSINLMAPFQLMGWESVGASSPHLTYRDRITAIKNKEFPLGKFGKPVFMANSIKGTLRLIIKKGWEENAFNQFVSDLIPIDRPLLDLRDKW